GTGCGTGCCCCAGATAAGCAGGGTCACGGCGGAAAGCAGATTGAGCAAGGTCAGCATGCTCGGCCCCCCGTGTGGGTTAGCTCAAAGAAGAGCAAATGAGAATTGCCGCGTGCCGCTCTACGTCTTGTACTTAAGCTGTAGTTGGCGATCGGGCTGCACGCCAGCATCGCATAGCTAAAGTCGGGTTTGAAATAAAACTGTCATGAAATCATGAAGATCGTTCCCACGCTCTGCGTGGAAATGAACCCCGTGACGCTCTGCGTCGCATAGAGGGCGGACGCGGAGCGTCCGTAGTCGACATTCCCACGCGAAGCGCGGGAACGATCAAGGGGCTCGAAAGCCCCTTGTCAGCAGCGGGTCAAGGTTATTGACCCGGAATGTCCTTGCGCAGTTTCACAGGATCCTGCTGTTTCTTCTTTTTCGCGATGGCGGTGCGCATCTTGATGTTGACCGCTTCCACTGCCAGCGAGAACGCCATGGCGAAGTAGACGTAGCCTTTTGGCACGTGCACGTCGAAGGATTCAGCGATCAGCACCGTACCCACCACCAGCAGGAACGACAGCGCGAGCATTTTCAGCGACGGGTGCTTGTCGATGAATTCGCTGATGGTGCCGGCAGCCAGCATCATCACCAGTACCGCAACCACAATCGCCGCCACCATGACCGGTACGTGGGAGACCATACCGACCGCGGTGATCACCGAGTCCAGGGAGAACACGATGTCGATGATCGCGATCTGGATGATGGTGTAGATGAATTTGCCACCCTTGCCGCCGGGCTCGTCGTGGGTTTCGTCTTCACCTTCCAGCGCGTGGTACATCTCCTGGGAGCTTTTCCACAGCAGGAACAGGCCACCGAAGAACAGGATCAGGTCGCGACCGGAAATGCCTTGGCCGAAGACCACAAACAGGTCGGCGGTCAGTTGCATGACCCAGGTGATCGACAGCAGCAACAGGATTCGCGTGACCATGGCCAGGGCCAGGCCGAAGATCCGGGTGCGCGCCTGCATATGCTTGGGCATGCGGCTGACCAGGATCGAAATCATGATGATGTTATCGATGCCCAGGACGATCTCGAGGGCCGTCAGGGTGAAGAAGGCAATCCAGATTTCCGGATTGGTCAGCCATTCCATGTGTATTCCTTTGAGCAAATGTTAAACCGCGCAAGCTGCAGCGCCGCGCGGTTGGGTGGATACGATTATAGAGTGCTGAACAGCGGAAAAATCCCCATCAGCAAAGCGGCGAACATTATGCACAGGCACACCAGCACTGCCCACTTGAGGGTAAAACGTTGGTGATCGCCAAATTCGATACCGGCCAGGGCGACCAGCAGGTAGGTGGAGGGCACCAGCGGGCTGAGCAAGTGTACGGGCTGGCCGACGATGGACGCACGCGCCATTTCCACGGCGGTGATGCCGTAGTGGCTGGCCGCC
The sequence above is a segment of the Pseudomonas sp. R76 genome. Coding sequences within it:
- a CDS encoding TerC family protein, whose protein sequence is MEWLTNPEIWIAFFTLTALEIVLGIDNIIMISILVSRMPKHMQARTRIFGLALAMVTRILLLLSITWVMQLTADLFVVFGQGISGRDLILFFGGLFLLWKSSQEMYHALEGEDETHDEPGGKGGKFIYTIIQIAIIDIVFSLDSVITAVGMVSHVPVMVAAIVVAVLVMMLAAGTISEFIDKHPSLKMLALSFLLVVGTVLIAESFDVHVPKGYVYFAMAFSLAVEAVNIKMRTAIAKKKKQQDPVKLRKDIPGQ